One segment of Prionailurus bengalensis isolate Pbe53 chromosome D4, Fcat_Pben_1.1_paternal_pri, whole genome shotgun sequence DNA contains the following:
- the LOC122474270 gene encoding U2 small nuclear ribonucleoprotein auxiliary factor 35 kDa subunit-related protein 2-like, translating to MLSKIHVTGSGKMAAPEKLPFPEKPSHKKYRAALKKEKRKKRRQELARRRDSGLSQKEEEAAFIEEQHPEEEMLSETERQKLHEAWLLREQKAQEEFRIKKEKEEAARKRQEEQERKLKEEWEEQQRKDRGEEEQQKLQEKREREEAAQKTLEQAESELGNGATWQNPEPPTALRVMEKDRANCPFYGKTGACRFGDRCLRKHNFPSSSPTLLIKSMFTTFGMEQCRRDDYDPDASLEYSEEETYQQFLDFYDDVLPEFRSVGKVIQFKVSCNFEPHLRGNVYVQYQSEEECQAALSLFNGRWYAGRQLRCEFCPVTRWKMAICGLFEIQQCPRGKHCNFLHVFRNPNNEFWEANRDIFLSPDRTGSSFGNGSDRRERTGHQDEYYWRPGRRRSPSPSHSYERSREAERKRKSSHRGKKSHKHTSKSRERHSSRSRGRKRDRSRIRGSRSHSSFGSRSPSGKRSGSRDRSTQSPKSNFVL from the coding sequence ATGCTCTCTAAAATACACGTTACTGGCTCTGGCAAGATGGCGGCGCCCGAGAAGTTACCGTTTCCGGAGAAACCAAGCCACAAAAAGTACAGGGCCGCCCTGAAGAAGGAGAAACGAAAGAAACGGCGGCAGGAACTTGCTCGACGGAGAGACTCGGGACTctcccagaaggaggaggaggctgctTTTATTGAAGAACAACACCCAGAAGAAGAGATGCTGTCGGAGACCGAGAGGCAAAAATTACACGAGGCGTGGCTGCTTCGGGAGCAGAAGGCACAAGAAGAATTCCGaatcaagaaggaaaaggaagaggcagCTAGAAAACGGCAGGAAGAACAGGAGAGAAAGTTGAAGGAAGAGTGGGAAGAgcagcagagaaaggacagaggagaggaggagcagCAGAAGctccaggagaagagagaaagggaggaagctGCACAGAAGACGCTGGAGCAGGCTGAAAGCGAGTTGGGAAATGGTGCCACATGGCAGAACCCAGAACCACCCACGGCCTTAAGGGTAATGGAAAAAGATCGAGCTAACTGTCCGTTCTACGGTAAAACAGGAGCGTGCAGATTTGGAGACAGGTGTTTGCGTAAACACAATTTCCCGTCGTCGAGTCCCACGCTTCTGATTAAAAGCATGTTTACGACATTTGGAATGGAGCAGTGCAGACGGGATGACTATGACCCCGATGCGAGCCTCGAGTACAGTGAAGAGGAAACCTACCAGCAATTCCTGGACTTCTATGATGACGTGCTGCCCGAGTTCAGGAGCGTGGGGAAAGTGATCCAGTTCAAGGTCAGCTGCAACTTCGAACCTCACCTGAGGGGCAACGTGTATGTTCAGTATCAATCGGAAGAAGAATGCCAAGCCGCCCTTTCCCTGTTTAACGGACGATGGTACGCAGGACGGCAGCTTCGGTGCGAATTCTGCCCCGTGACCCGATGGAAAATGGCAATTTGTGGCTTATTTGAAATACAACAATGTCCAAGAGGAAAACACTGCAACTTTCTTCATGTGTTCCGAAATCCCAACAATGAGTTTTGGGAAGCTAATAGAGACATCTTCCTGTCTCCAGATCGGACTGGCTCCTCCTTTGGCAATGGCTCGGACAGGAGAGAGAGGACGGGCCACCAGGACGAATACTACTGGAGGCCCGGGAGGCGGAGAAGCCCTAGTCCATCGCATTCCTACGAGAGAAGCAGGGAAgctgagaggaaaaggaaaagcagtcACCGGGGGAAGAAGTCTCACAAACACACGTCAAAGAGTCGCGAGAGGCACAGTTCACGcagtagaggaagaaaaagggaccGCAGCCGGATCCGCGGCAGCCGCAGCCACAGTTCCTTCGGGTCCAGGAGTCCCAGCGGGAAGAGGTCAGGCAGCAGAGACAGAAGTACTCAGAGTCCCAAatccaattttgttctttaa